The segment GGCAGTGGCGGCACATCACCGACTGGCAGGCCGAACTCGGCCCGTTCTACGACCAGGCGCAGCGGATGCTCGGCGTCCGGCTCAACCCGACCATGACCCCCTCCGACGTGCACCTGAAGGCCGCCGCCGAGGAGATGGGCTGCGGCGACACCTTCCACCTGGCGCCCGTCGGGGTGTTCTTCGGCGACGGGCAGGACGGCACCGGCGAGGCCAAGGCCGCCCCCGGCGGCGAGGTCGACGACCCGTACTTCGGCGGCGCCGGGCCCCGCCGCAAGGCGTGCACCGAGTGCGGCGAGTGCATGACCGGCTGCCGGCACGGCGCCAAGAACACCCTCACCGAGAACTACCTGTACCTGGCCGAACGGGCCGGCGCCGAGATCCTGCCGATGACCACCGTCAAGCGGCTGCGCCCGCACGGCGAGGGCTACGCCGTCGACGTGCTGCCCACCGACGCCCGCACCCGGCGGGCGCAGAGGGCCGGGGCGCGCACGATCACCGCCGAGCGGGTCGTGGTCGCGGCCGGCACCTACGGCACCCAGAGCCTGCTGCACCGGATGCGCGAGGGCGGGCTGCTGCCCCGGATCTCCGCCCGGCTCGGCCACCTCACCCGCACCAACTCCGAAGCCCTGGTGGGCGCGCAGACCTCCACCCGGCGCTACGGCGAACGCCCCGACTTCACCCGCGGGGTGGCCATCACCTCCTCGGTGCACCCCGACGCCAACACCCACATCGAGCCGGTCCGCTACGGACGGGGCTCCAACGCGATGGGCGCGCTCTCCGTCCAGCAGGTGTCCGGCGCCGGGCGCGGGCCGCGCTGGCTGCGCTACCTGGGCACCGCCGCCCGGCACCCGTGGATCTTCGTCCAGTCGATGAACCAGCACCGCTGGTCGGAGAAGACCATCATCGGCCTGGTCATGCAGTCCCTGGACAACTCGCTGACCGTCTCGCTGAAGAACGGCAGGCTCACCTCCCGGCAGGGCCACGGCGCGCCCAACCCCAGCTGGATCCCGGCCGCCGAGGAGGGCGCCCGGGCGCTGGCCGCCTCCATCAACGGCTTCCCCGGCTCCACCGCGGGCGAGATCTTCGACATCCCGCTGACCGCGCACTTCCTCGGCGGCTGCCCGATCGGCGACAGCGCCGACACCGGCGTCGTCGACCCCTACCACCGGCTGTACGGGCACCCCGGGATCAGCGTGGTCGACGGCTCCGCGGTCTCCGCCAACCTGGGCGTCAACCCCTCGCTGACCATCACCGCGCAGGCCGAGCGCGCCATGTCGATGTGGCCCAACCGCGGCGAGGCCGACCCGCGCCCCGAACCGGGCGCCGCCTACCGCCCGGTGCCGCCCGTCGCCCCGCGCCAACCCGCCGTCCCCGCAGGGGCGTTCGGTGCGCTGCGGCTGCCGCTGCTGCCCGTTCCCGCGGTGCCCCGGCGGGCCCC is part of the Kitasatospora cineracea genome and harbors:
- a CDS encoding GMC oxidoreductase codes for the protein MSYDYDVVVVGSGFGGSVAALRLTEKGYRVAVLEAGRRFRREELPSTSWNLRDYLWAPALGRYGIQRIHLLRNVLILAGAGVGGGSLNYANTLYVPPKAFFEDRQWRHITDWQAELGPFYDQAQRMLGVRLNPTMTPSDVHLKAAAEEMGCGDTFHLAPVGVFFGDGQDGTGEAKAAPGGEVDDPYFGGAGPRRKACTECGECMTGCRHGAKNTLTENYLYLAERAGAEILPMTTVKRLRPHGEGYAVDVLPTDARTRRAQRAGARTITAERVVVAAGTYGTQSLLHRMREGGLLPRISARLGHLTRTNSEALVGAQTSTRRYGERPDFTRGVAITSSVHPDANTHIEPVRYGRGSNAMGALSVQQVSGAGRGPRWLRYLGTAARHPWIFVQSMNQHRWSEKTIIGLVMQSLDNSLTVSLKNGRLTSRQGHGAPNPSWIPAAEEGARALAASINGFPGSTAGEIFDIPLTAHFLGGCPIGDSADTGVVDPYHRLYGHPGISVVDGSAVSANLGVNPSLTITAQAERAMSMWPNRGEADPRPEPGAAYRPVPPVAPRQPAVPAGAFGALRLPLLPVPAVPRRAPEED